TTTTAATAAATCCTAAAATTATAAAAAAAAATGGAAAAATTAATATAAAGGAAGGATGCTTATCTATTCCAAAATATGAATATATAACTCATTCTAGATCTGAATTTATTACTGTAAAAGCTTTTAATATTTTTGGAAAAAAAATTCTTATAAAAGCAGAATCAATTTTATCTGTTTGTATACAACACGAAATAGATCATTTAAAAGGAATATTATTTATAGATTATCTATCATCTTTAAAAAAAAATAGAATTTATAAAAGTTTTAAAAAAAAAATATGAAAAAAAAAAAAATAATATTTGCTGGAACAAATAAATTATCAGCAGAACATTTAAATCAACTAATTATAAAAAAATTTAATATTATAAGTATAATTACAAAATTAGATAATAAAATAAGAAATAAAAATATATTTTCTGAAGTAAAAAAAATAGCAATACAAAATAAAATAGAATTTATTCAACCAAAATCTTTAAATTCTAAAAAAATTTATCAATATATAAAAAATATTAAACCACATATAATGATAGTAGTTTCATATGGATTA
The sequence above is a segment of the Buchnera aphidicola (Periphyllus acericola) genome. Coding sequences within it:
- the def gene encoding peptide deformylase; the protein is MSILKILKYPNKKLRKIAQPVTNFNKKIKNIVNNMFETMYKKKGIGLAAIQVNINRQIIVIDKIYPLKNPIVLINPKIIKKNGKINIKEGCLSIPKYEYITHSRSEFITVKAFNIFGKKILIKAESILSVCIQHEIDHLKGILFIDYLSSLKKNRIYKSFKKKI